A part of Streptococcus ruminicola genomic DNA contains:
- the xerS gene encoding tyrosine recombinase XerS, translating to MVSETNVLDNIESLLEIMPWYVKDYYFAKNVARYSKKTLYEYLNEYRRFFRWLIESDISHASTISEIDIEELENLSLKDAQAFFVFLRERPLLNTTDKKKQIKGLSETAIKRSHAALSSLWKYLTEETENEDGEPLFYRNVMKKISFKYRKATLSARASAIKDKLFLGDETQKFLEFIDDDNSSEGYVAKANLSPRALSSYRKNKERDLAFIALMLASGIRLSETVNIDLKDLNLNTMTVSVIRKGDKLDTVPIALFAKKYLEGYLEIREKRYKTAQQDTALFVTTQSGTVKRLGGAAIERTVAKYSQAYKIRVTPHKLRHTLATRLYSSTKDTILTAQQLGHSESSNLVQTYAHVLDDQQADAVRKL from the coding sequence ATGGTTTCAGAGACAAATGTTTTAGATAATATAGAATCCTTATTAGAAATCATGCCTTGGTATGTTAAGGATTATTATTTTGCTAAGAATGTTGCTAGATACAGTAAAAAGACATTGTACGAATATTTAAATGAATACCGTCGTTTTTTTAGATGGTTAATTGAAAGTGATATATCACACGCTTCTACTATTTCTGAAATTGATATTGAAGAATTAGAGAATCTTTCCTTGAAGGATGCTCAGGCTTTCTTTGTTTTTTTGAGGGAACGTCCACTTCTGAATACAACAGATAAGAAAAAACAAATTAAAGGGTTGTCTGAAACTGCTATCAAACGTAGTCATGCTGCTCTTTCTAGCTTATGGAAATATTTAACTGAAGAAACAGAAAATGAAGACGGTGAGCCTTTATTTTATCGCAATGTCATGAAAAAGATTTCCTTTAAATATAGAAAAGCAACTCTTTCTGCCCGTGCTTCTGCTATTAAAGATAAATTATTTTTAGGAGATGAGACTCAGAAATTTTTAGAATTTATAGACGATGATAATAGCTCAGAAGGATACGTCGCTAAAGCTAATTTAAGTCCGAGAGCATTATCTTCATATAGAAAAAATAAAGAACGTGATCTTGCATTTATTGCTTTAATGCTTGCTTCAGGTATTCGTCTTTCAGAAACTGTTAATATAGATTTGAAAGATTTAAATTTAAATACAATGACAGTTTCCGTTATAAGAAAGGGCGATAAATTAGATACGGTCCCAATAGCCTTATTTGCTAAAAAGTATTTAGAAGGTTATCTTGAAATTCGTGAAAAGAGATATAAAACGGCACAACAAGATACAGCTCTATTTGTGACTACCCAATCAGGAACTGTTAAAAGGCTTGGCGGTGCAGCAATTGAAAGGACAGTTGCAAAATATTCTCAAGCATATAAAATTCGGGTTACTCCGCATAAATTACGACATACTTTAGCAACAAGGTTATATAGTTCTACCAAAGATACAATTCTTACTGCACAACAACTAGGTCATTCTGAAAGTTCAAATCTAGTTCAGACATACGCACATGTATTAGATGATCAACAAGCTGATGCAGTACGTAAATTGTAA
- a CDS encoding PcfJ domain-containing protein — translation MTTTPTNQKIIDNHLKAPRKFFDWAFGKFPIYEWSNKERNIQSSERKTFSECIHKRLTKNTSFNFYANRDYFIWLGATSKRIEIQTYRITQYIAEGKEKFDIKLYNFEQFSNDKHIKLGYKSGEYFNGLSMLGIFKGPYSDCWVYNEDSFIQRLQSVSELKYVDLNTIFARRYSSVIGELPRIYKYRNILEYVQKIGARGLQKDILGDCYYGISYNYQHADMRRLTFNFVKKHKSVFKNSDITFAEVRTKQTIEDKLGKCIDGFEKLFSEDDLDLLPSCVKPIRFQHWALREGVSAVDYRDYIRLVTAVGLEFKGDYLVIPKNFKQAHGEAVANYEAMNLVENNKEYASRLNDLVKLETTIGCYKFKVPKRLEELKQEGKSLHHCVGTYVKRQQQGETSIFFVRNIKAPDTPLYTLEMHKGKIIQFRADHNQQVPTEAWNAARAFLQFANKQNIYY, via the coding sequence ATGACTACAACACCTACTAATCAAAAAATTATCGACAATCATTTAAAAGCACCTAGAAAATTCTTTGATTGGGCATTTGGAAAATTTCCTATTTATGAGTGGTCTAACAAAGAAAGAAATATTCAATCTTCTGAACGTAAGACATTCTCTGAATGTATACATAAACGCTTAACCAAAAATACAAGTTTCAATTTTTACGCTAACAGAGATTACTTTATCTGGTTAGGGGCTACATCTAAAAGAATTGAAATTCAGACTTATAGAATTACACAGTATATTGCTGAAGGCAAAGAAAAATTTGATATTAAGTTATATAACTTTGAACAGTTTTCAAATGATAAACATATCAAATTAGGATATAAAAGTGGAGAATATTTTAACGGGTTATCAATGCTCGGAATCTTCAAAGGTCCTTATAGCGATTGTTGGGTATACAATGAAGATTCATTTATTCAACGATTACAATCTGTGTCTGAATTGAAATATGTTGACCTTAACACTATTTTCGCTCGTCGGTATAGTAGTGTAATAGGTGAATTACCCCGTATCTATAAATATCGTAATATACTTGAGTATGTTCAAAAAATTGGAGCGCGTGGGTTACAAAAAGACATTTTAGGAGATTGCTATTATGGTATTTCTTATAACTACCAGCACGCTGATATGCGACGTTTAACATTTAACTTTGTTAAGAAGCATAAATCGGTTTTTAAAAATAGTGATATAACTTTTGCTGAGGTAAGAACAAAACAAACTATCGAAGATAAGTTAGGAAAATGTATCGATGGATTTGAAAAGCTATTCTCTGAAGATGATTTAGACCTACTTCCTAGTTGTGTTAAGCCTATTAGATTTCAACATTGGGCGCTTCGTGAAGGTGTTTCAGCTGTTGACTATCGCGATTATATCAGATTAGTTACAGCTGTTGGATTAGAATTTAAGGGGGACTATTTAGTTATTCCTAAAAATTTTAAGCAAGCCCATGGTGAAGCGGTAGCAAACTATGAAGCTATGAATCTTGTAGAAAATAACAAAGAATATGCTAGTAGATTGAACGATCTAGTGAAATTGGAAACAACTATCGGTTGCTATAAATTTAAAGTTCCTAAACGCTTAGAAGAATTGAAGCAAGAGGGCAAAAGTCTTCATCATTGCGTTGGTACGTATGTTAAACGTCAACAACAAGGAGAAACTTCAATCTTTTTTGTAAGGAATATTAAAGCTCCTGATACACCTTTGTATACTTTAGAAATGCACAAGGGAAAGATTATCCAATTCCGAGCAGATCATAACCAGCAGGTCCCAACGGAAGCTTGGAATGCAGCACGTGCTTTTTTACAATTTGCTAATAAACAAAATATTTACTATTAA
- a CDS encoding SNF2-related protein — MENVRNFKISKDITFPRTNVEKIAANLEAISLVKKLEHSGKQATKAEQAILARYVGWGGISNDFFTLSRYETERKQLQALVSKDEYKSLEASSLTAYYTDPMIASEMWQTLLNNGFKGGNILDPAMGTGIFFATMPEEIRANSTLFGIELDTITGAIAKQLFPEANIKIQGFETIEFHGTPFDLVITNVPFSDIRIYDKKYGDKSYLIHDYFIRKSFDVIQNKGIVSVITSTGTVDKRQSILSEIQELSAFLGGVRLPNNAFKKIAGTDVTTDILYFQKDLDHICMSDDKIYSPAVRSTLDNEGRIFINPYFLKEKDIRNSQVLGDYAIKHFNGATLTLAPEKNTSLQLQLHNALNNVSPLSKFESNRQEIVIADNDLSKSEILNGLKIRLNEYACDDLGNIYYRDSNGIQQSTRSAEITFYQNSNKKIVNWEKDEKAVNEFRDSYHKNPNIVTDKYISDTPVIKGDKKGLYKGTIFYEKELRKSEKERICGMIAIKNVYQKIIDIQSTSLFSNDEFEQLLKLLNKTYDSFVEKYGYINSRVNSSLFERDDRYPLIASLEEEVLDENDSTKIVYKKSEAFTKPLIRPKKTYKKVSTAIEALNISLSEKGDVDLNFMLSIYPCSEEQLVEELDDKIMVNINKYYLTNVVAYSVKEAVLSGDVLTKKKMVEKLLEKGDTAADWKKYLKNLDQVLPEPILISEINYNLGSVWIPENVIGMFVYQTFGGENDVQLDSILANQVISTTPLGRTLKGDFVRKIRYRATNLRLGLNSGRYSEGHEILLYLLNSDKPNIMKNIGTSEKPKRVIDEVETANLREAERKIENLFKNFVEEHDDVKRAIENAYNNKFNSYVPRKYNGEHLVIDGLIKTAKLRTHQLNAVQRIIEDKRALLAHEVGTGKTLTMISAGFKMKDLGLIHKPLYVVPSSLTAQFGQEIMRFYPTRKVFVTTERDFEKSRRKLFISRVVSHDYDAIVIGHSQFEKIKVSQKEQCNFIQDKIAKLEEIIEYAKKNNDRITFKKAQSMEIHLQKRLEKLTSNLNKRSDNFIDFKSLGIDMLFVDEAHKFKNIHPVTRLGNVVGISSTTAQKNIDMEMKIRSIQQEHNGTNVVFATGTPVSNSISEMYTMMNYIQPDILNKLEIGNFDAWVGAFGIIENSLELSPTGKYVSRKRFSKFTNLPELLKIYKITADIQMTKSLQLPVPVEKRIAIKSEMTSAQKEYLQELVERSENVKSGTVNPSEDNMLKITGEARKLAIDMRLLDDTIYSSKDSNKLQQVVENVVKIYKDEESNRGTQMIFSDIGTPSKKGFNLYQELKRLLVFGGISKNEIAFIHDAKNKKARLQLQRKVNAGEIRILIASTEKGGTGLNVQRRMKAVHHLDVPWKPSDFIQRNGRLIRQGNIYENVLVYYYITTGSFDNYLWQIQENKLKFITQIMTDKAPIRIADDIDEQTLTASEFKAIATGNPYIKLKIETDNEVQLLKKQKSAWISNYSISKRKFETAKERLLLSRNRLKRLKEDIKLSQQTQKKTSENKFSMFFPESGQLYTDKELAGNQLHYEMQNNVAVPQTMRTLAIYRGFKLRMTSLTSQYVSNKIIQLKIVGANQYSVDVDFSSPKITIRKINQVLDNLLTQAKKIEKSIMIDQITVNRGVTSANFPQQDRLNYFLAKQKVISPLVENSADISEIEEALQKFESENYFTDDNTADANSYTDEELVKVELKKETKFIKKDIFQFLDEVDKLLIDFENFSCNKIVKPNNIITIFESV, encoded by the coding sequence ATGGAGAATGTAAGAAATTTTAAAATAAGTAAAGATATAACTTTTCCACGCACTAATGTAGAGAAAATAGCAGCTAACCTAGAAGCCATTAGTTTAGTTAAAAAACTTGAACATAGTGGTAAACAAGCTACAAAAGCTGAGCAAGCAATTCTTGCACGTTATGTTGGGTGGGGAGGAATTAGTAACGATTTTTTTACGTTAAGCCGTTATGAAACAGAAAGAAAACAATTACAAGCATTAGTTAGCAAAGATGAATATAAATCATTAGAGGCAAGTTCTCTAACTGCATACTATACTGATCCTATGATTGCTTCAGAAATGTGGCAAACCTTATTGAATAATGGTTTTAAGGGTGGTAATATTCTGGATCCAGCAATGGGGACAGGGATATTCTTTGCAACTATGCCAGAAGAAATTAGAGCTAATTCAACCCTTTTTGGAATTGAATTAGATACAATTACAGGCGCTATAGCTAAACAATTGTTTCCAGAAGCTAATATTAAGATTCAAGGATTTGAAACGATTGAATTTCATGGAACACCTTTTGATTTAGTTATAACAAATGTTCCTTTTTCTGATATTAGAATATATGATAAAAAATATGGCGATAAGTCATATCTTATTCATGATTATTTTATTAGAAAATCTTTTGATGTTATTCAAAATAAAGGAATTGTCTCAGTTATCACATCTACGGGAACTGTAGATAAGCGCCAATCAATTTTAAGTGAGATTCAGGAATTATCAGCATTTTTGGGTGGTGTCAGACTGCCTAATAATGCTTTTAAAAAAATAGCAGGCACAGACGTTACAACAGATATTCTATATTTTCAAAAAGATTTAGATCATATTTGTATGTCGGATGATAAAATTTATTCACCAGCTGTTCGAAGTACTTTAGATAATGAGGGACGTATATTCATCAATCCATATTTTTTAAAGGAAAAAGATATCAGAAATAGTCAAGTATTAGGAGATTATGCTATTAAACATTTCAATGGTGCAACATTAACGTTGGCTCCTGAAAAAAATACTTCACTACAGTTACAACTTCATAATGCTTTAAATAATGTATCACCATTAAGCAAGTTTGAAAGTAACAGACAAGAAATTGTTATAGCTGATAATGATTTATCAAAAAGTGAAATTTTAAATGGTTTAAAAATCCGATTAAACGAATATGCCTGCGATGATTTAGGCAACATTTATTATCGAGATTCAAATGGAATACAGCAATCTACTCGTTCTGCCGAAATTACTTTCTACCAAAATAGCAATAAAAAAATTGTTAACTGGGAAAAAGATGAGAAAGCAGTAAATGAATTTCGAGATTCTTATCATAAAAACCCTAATATAGTTACCGATAAATATATTAGTGATACTCCTGTAATAAAGGGAGATAAAAAAGGCTTATATAAAGGAACTATCTTTTATGAAAAAGAATTACGGAAAAGTGAGAAAGAGCGCATTTGCGGAATGATTGCAATTAAAAATGTATACCAAAAAATTATTGATATTCAATCTACATCGCTCTTCTCAAATGATGAATTTGAACAATTACTTAAATTACTTAACAAAACATACGATAGTTTTGTGGAGAAATATGGATATATAAATTCACGAGTAAATTCAAGTTTATTTGAAAGAGATGATCGATATCCATTAATTGCTAGTCTAGAGGAAGAAGTTTTAGACGAAAATGATTCAACTAAAATAGTTTACAAAAAGTCAGAAGCTTTCACTAAGCCTTTAATCCGTCCTAAAAAGACTTATAAAAAGGTCTCTACAGCAATTGAAGCTCTAAATATAAGTCTTTCTGAAAAAGGAGATGTAGACTTAAATTTTATGCTATCGATTTATCCTTGTAGCGAAGAGCAACTTGTAGAAGAACTCGATGATAAAATAATGGTTAATATAAACAAATATTATCTTACTAATGTTGTCGCGTATAGTGTTAAAGAAGCCGTACTCTCTGGAGACGTGCTTACTAAAAAGAAGATGGTTGAAAAACTCCTAGAAAAAGGAGATACAGCCGCTGATTGGAAAAAATATTTAAAAAACTTAGACCAAGTCCTACCAGAACCGATCTTGATTTCAGAAATAAATTATAATTTAGGTTCTGTATGGATTCCAGAAAATGTAATTGGAATGTTTGTTTACCAAACATTTGGAGGAGAAAACGATGTTCAACTAGATAGTATATTAGCTAATCAAGTTATTTCAACTACACCTCTTGGACGTACGTTAAAAGGTGATTTTGTAAGAAAGATACGATATAGAGCTACCAATCTTCGTTTAGGTTTGAATTCTGGTCGCTACTCTGAAGGTCATGAGATATTATTATATCTTCTTAATTCAGATAAACCCAACATTATGAAAAATATTGGGACATCAGAAAAGCCCAAAAGGGTAATTGATGAAGTTGAAACAGCAAATTTACGTGAAGCGGAAAGAAAAATAGAAAATCTTTTCAAAAACTTTGTTGAAGAGCATGATGATGTAAAACGAGCAATCGAAAATGCTTACAACAATAAATTTAATAGCTATGTTCCACGTAAATATAATGGAGAACACTTAGTTATAGATGGCTTAATTAAAACAGCAAAACTAAGAACGCACCAATTAAATGCAGTTCAACGAATTATAGAAGATAAACGAGCACTATTAGCCCATGAAGTTGGAACTGGTAAAACATTAACAATGATTAGCGCTGGTTTCAAAATGAAGGATCTTGGATTGATTCATAAACCGCTTTATGTTGTTCCTTCAAGTTTGACAGCTCAATTTGGGCAAGAAATTATGCGCTTTTATCCTACCAGAAAAGTATTTGTCACAACTGAACGAGATTTCGAAAAATCTCGGAGAAAACTTTTCATTTCTCGTGTTGTATCCCATGATTATGATGCAATTGTTATAGGGCATAGTCAGTTTGAAAAGATTAAAGTATCCCAAAAGGAACAATGTAATTTCATTCAAGATAAAATCGCAAAATTGGAAGAAATCATTGAATATGCCAAAAAAAATAATGATCGAATTACTTTTAAAAAGGCTCAATCAATGGAAATTCATCTTCAAAAACGACTTGAAAAATTAACTAGCAATCTGAACAAACGAAGTGATAACTTCATCGATTTTAAATCATTGGGAATTGATATGCTTTTTGTAGATGAAGCACACAAGTTCAAAAATATCCATCCAGTGACAAGATTAGGCAATGTCGTTGGTATAAGTAGTACTACCGCTCAAAAAAATATTGATATGGAAATGAAAATACGTTCTATTCAACAAGAGCACAATGGTACTAATGTAGTATTTGCTACAGGAACACCTGTATCAAATTCTATTAGTGAAATGTACACAATGATGAATTACATTCAGCCAGATATTTTAAATAAACTTGAAATAGGTAATTTTGATGCTTGGGTTGGTGCCTTTGGAATTATTGAAAATAGCTTAGAATTAAGTCCAACGGGCAAATATGTTTCACGAAAAAGGTTCTCTAAATTTACTAATTTACCTGAACTACTGAAAATCTATAAGATCACAGCAGATATTCAAATGACTAAATCACTGCAACTACCTGTACCGGTAGAAAAGCGCATTGCGATTAAGAGTGAGATGACTTCTGCTCAAAAAGAATATCTACAAGAACTTGTAGAACGTTCAGAAAATGTAAAATCAGGAACTGTCAATCCAAGTGAAGATAATATGCTTAAAATCACTGGAGAAGCTAGGAAATTAGCGATTGACATGCGACTACTTGACGATACTATATATTCATCTAAAGATAGCAATAAATTACAACAAGTAGTTGAAAATGTTGTTAAAATTTACAAAGATGAAGAGTCTAATCGCGGAACACAGATGATTTTTTCAGATATAGGGACACCTAGCAAAAAAGGATTCAATCTATATCAAGAATTAAAAAGACTTTTAGTTTTTGGTGGAATTTCTAAAAATGAAATAGCTTTTATTCACGATGCAAAAAATAAAAAGGCACGTTTACAATTGCAGCGCAAAGTCAATGCAGGCGAAATAAGAATATTAATAGCCTCAACTGAAAAAGGTGGTACTGGACTTAATGTTCAACGTAGAATGAAGGCGGTCCATCACTTAGACGTCCCTTGGAAACCATCAGACTTTATACAAAGAAATGGTAGACTTATCCGACAAGGTAATATTTACGAGAATGTTCTGGTTTATTATTATATTACTACTGGATCATTTGATAATTATTTGTGGCAAATTCAAGAAAATAAGTTGAAATTTATTACACAAATTATGACCGATAAAGCACCAATTCGTATTGCTGATGATATTGATGAGCAAACCCTAACAGCTTCAGAATTTAAAGCTATAGCAACAGGAAATCCTTATATAAAATTAAAAATTGAAACTGATAATGAAGTGCAATTACTTAAAAAACAAAAGTCAGCTTGGATTTCTAATTACAGTATCTCAAAACGAAAATTTGAAACGGCTAAAGAAAGACTACTATTATCTAGAAATCGCTTAAAACGCTTAAAAGAAGATATTAAATTGAGCCAACAAACCCAGAAAAAAACATCTGAAAATAAATTTTCAATGTTCTTTCCTGAAAGTGGACAATTATATACCGATAAAGAACTTGCTGGGAATCAATTACACTATGAAATGCAAAATAATGTAGCAGTGCCTCAAACAATGCGTACCTTAGCGATTTATAGAGGATTTAAGCTACGAATGACATCTCTAACAAGCCAATATGTTAGCAATAAAATTATTCAACTAAAAATAGTTGGAGCTAATCAATATTCAGTAGATGTAGATTTTTCAAGTCCAAAAATTACGATTAGAAAAATCAATCAAGTATTAGATAATCTACTGACTCAGGCTAAAAAGATTGAAAAAAGCATCATGATTGACCAAATTACTGTTAATCGCGGTGTTACTAGTGCCAACTTCCCACAACAAGATAGACTAAACTATTTTTTAGCAAAGCAAAAGGTGATTTCACCATTAGTAGAAAATTCTGCAGATATTTCAGAAATAGAAGAAGCGCTTCAAAAATTTGAAAGTGAAAATTATTTTACTGACGATAACACTGCAGATGCTAACAGCTATACTGATGAAGAACTAGTAAAAGTTGAACTTAAAAAAGAAACAAAATTTATCAAAAAAGACATTTTTCAATTCTTAGATGAAGTTGATAAATTGTTAATAGATTTTGAAAATTTCTCTTGTAACAAGATTGTTAAACCAAACAATATAATTACAATTTTTGAATCCGTTTAA